In Zobellia roscoffensis, the following are encoded in one genomic region:
- a CDS encoding putative glycoside hydrolase has product MKNNILFKIRSIKTFSTIFCLIAVGFCAYGQQQPPLLTSDGSSFNAQSYFPKFSWETTPMYYHFGDIDRVLEPEEVKFISDRTDFICMEKSHAFHALGDAVLGTKHEVEAFHKIKPDTKVLYYYNSYVAWPFTRFNKNLTPEGIVKDKELAKFLFINPKTGKLLEKSNSIGFSYYFDAMNPEFREWWVQSAVEGIKISGADGIFIDRMNVDVNANYPVDDLTALAEAKGKMMAALREQMGPDKILVGNNAATTKEVFPYCDAFMFEHYNASVTNKENLLKEWGVMERVAKAGKISIYRFGAKGKGKNDITLGATKTIGIEQRSHNQLEFHQACFLIGAQPNSYFQWNWGWNLEDGNLVDYPALQKPLGAPKGSFKRVNPEGWEFTREFEHASVWVDTEARKAKITWH; this is encoded by the coding sequence ATGAAAAATAACATACTATTCAAAATTCGATCAATAAAAACATTTAGCACAATTTTCTGTTTGATTGCAGTAGGTTTTTGTGCTTACGGACAGCAACAACCACCATTACTTACTAGTGATGGTTCTAGCTTTAATGCGCAGTCCTATTTTCCAAAATTTAGCTGGGAAACGACCCCAATGTACTATCATTTTGGTGATATTGACCGTGTTTTAGAACCTGAAGAAGTCAAGTTTATTTCAGATAGAACCGATTTTATCTGTATGGAGAAATCACATGCGTTTCATGCGCTAGGTGATGCTGTGTTAGGCACCAAACATGAAGTAGAAGCATTTCATAAAATAAAACCGGATACCAAGGTTCTTTACTATTATAATTCTTACGTGGCATGGCCTTTTACCAGGTTTAATAAGAACCTTACTCCTGAGGGGATTGTAAAGGATAAAGAATTAGCCAAATTCTTATTTATCAACCCAAAAACGGGGAAACTATTGGAAAAATCAAATAGTATAGGATTTTCATACTATTTTGATGCTATGAATCCGGAGTTTCGTGAATGGTGGGTGCAATCGGCTGTTGAAGGTATTAAAATTTCAGGTGCAGATGGTATTTTCATTGACCGTATGAATGTGGACGTGAATGCAAATTATCCTGTGGATGATTTAACTGCATTAGCTGAAGCCAAAGGTAAAATGATGGCAGCTCTTAGAGAACAAATGGGACCGGATAAAATATTGGTAGGCAACAATGCGGCCACTACAAAAGAGGTTTTTCCATATTGTGATGCCTTTATGTTTGAGCATTATAATGCCTCTGTTACGAATAAGGAAAATCTACTGAAAGAATGGGGCGTTATGGAACGTGTTGCCAAGGCTGGGAAAATTTCAATTTATCGTTTCGGTGCCAAAGGAAAAGGGAAAAATGATATTACCCTTGGAGCCACAAAAACAATTGGTATAGAACAAAGGTCTCATAATCAATTAGAATTTCACCAAGCTTGCTTTCTTATTGGCGCTCAGCCAAATTCGTATTTTCAATGGAATTGGGGTTGGAATCTGGAAGATGGTAACCTGGTAGATTACCCCGCATTACAAAAACCACTAGGAGCACCTAAAGGTTCTTTTAAACGTGTAAACCCAGAAGGGTGGGAGTTTACCCGTGAATTCGAACATGCAAGTGTATGGGTAGATACGGAGGCAAGGAAGGCAAAAATTACCTGGCATTGA